A region of Arabidopsis thaliana chromosome 5, partial sequence DNA encodes the following proteins:
- a CDS encoding membrane-associated kinase regulator-like protein (unknown protein; BEST Arabidopsis thaliana protein match is: unknown protein (TAIR:AT3G50640.1); Has 1807 Blast hits to 1807 proteins in 277 species: Archae - 0; Bacteria - 0; Metazoa - 736; Fungi - 347; Plants - 385; Viruses - 0; Other Eukaryotes - 339 (source: NCBI BLink).), translated as MACLEMYNSNGGGGTPMSPRISFSNDFVEIRPETTKTTRSSPLSKQEGSSSSFSDNFEFSVSNYTMMPADELFSKGKLLPFKETNQVQRTLREELLVEEDEEEGPRDATNIFSLKPPIFSSSSSSSSSSKGRWKGLLGLKRAHVGSKNNEERFVHHMINNNKQSQEAIGGREGSSCREMKKSM; from the exons ATGGCATGCTTAGAAATGTACAACTccaatggtggtggtggaacTCCCATGAGTCCTAGAATCTCCTTCTCTAACGATTTCGTTGAGATTAGGCCAGAGACGACCAAGACGACGAGATCAAGCCCTCTCTCTAAACAAGagggttcttcttcttctttttcagatAATTTCGAGTTCTCTGTCTCAAACTACACAATGATGCCAGCTGATGAACTTTTCTCTAAAGGAAAGCTTTTGCCTTTCAAGGAAACCAATCAAGTCCAGAGAACTTTAAGAGAAGAGCTTCTcgttgaagaagacgaagaagaaggtcCACGTGATGCTACCAACATCTTCTCTCTCAAGCCACCAatcttctcatcatcttcttcttcttcttcttcttccaaggGAAGGTGGAAAGGGCTTTTGGGCCTTAAGAGGGCCCATGTTGGGTCTAAGAACAATGAAGAGCGATTTGTTCATCATAtgattaacaacaacaaacaatctCAG GAAGCAATTGGTGGAAGAGAAGGGTCAAGTTGCagggagatgaagaagagtatgTAG
- a CDS encoding Ran-binding protein in the microtubule-organising centre protein (CONTAINS InterPro DOMAIN/s: CTLH, C-terminal LisH motif (InterPro:IPR006595); BEST Arabidopsis thaliana protein match is: LisH and RanBPM domains containing protein (TAIR:AT1G61150.1); Has 333 Blast hits to 242 proteins in 88 species: Archae - 0; Bacteria - 0; Metazoa - 104; Fungi - 47; Plants - 152; Viruses - 0; Other Eukaryotes - 30 (source: NCBI BLink).): MPRGIYYVDLDFLTCSPHETKFTHTRQSDRRSHPQSKIAGRFSSPTKEEPRKRKATMDSTPVNWEALDALIIDFVSSENLVEDAAAAVNSPPSPLSSPSSSSSPSISSSSYHSRLIIRRIRSSIESGDIETAIDILRSHAPFVLDDHRILFRLQKQKFIELLRKGTHEAAIDCLRTCVAPCALDAYPEAYEEFKHVLLALIYDKDDQTSPVANEWAEKRRYEMAGLMSSVLRASLQAYDPVFSMTLRYLISIHKGFCFHQGISSAVSDLTHRLLLEERDAPATPIESMYEVPPFDEVDIQALAHAVELTRQGAVDSMKFAKGDLFQAFQNELCRMRLDVSVLDELVKEYCIYRGIVDSEMQMITIPAKRNQSEVGRSLSRDCSSEIDLNTSQHSDIENYSNKSMLDGSLTYDTEMSCEEGGDVGTRYGSEPTSVCEDCSTSWSNQCENTRALLRIRSHMNSEGNKRKRWCGRTAEMDCLPRISFANSESGTNPIEDKYEIALALKELVSRGMAAEAFSEISTMDPDFFTQNPGLLFHLKQVEFLKLVSAGDHNGALKVACFHLGPLAANDQSLLKTLKETLLVLLQPDGTAPGKDLPLNDLANTLQVSVGNRLGIEEPKLMKIIKATLHTHTEWFKLQMCKDRFNNLLKIDSLKEVNTDLIGAIKSKSKKDSNTNLSSQVTTTSSSTMTSEDGGSSSLMMMTQTLPREALWEESAILKVMEFLAMPRSDAIQLLSQYNGDAEAVIQQLFG, from the exons ATGCCACGTGGCATTTATTATgtggatttggattttctaACTTGTTCTCCTCACGAAACAAAATTCACCCACACAAGACAAAGCGATCGTCGATCCCACCCACAATCTAAGATCGCCGGCCGATTCTCGTCGCCGACAAAAGAAGAACCGAGGAAGAGGAAAGCAACTATGGATTCCACACCTGTAAATTGGGAAGCGCTTGATGCTCTCATCATCGATTTCGTTAGCTCTGAAAACCTGGTTGAAGACGCCGCCGCCGCCGTCAATTCACCTCCATCTCCATTAtcgtctccttcttcttcttcatctccttctatttcctcttcttcttatcactCCAGATTGATCATTCGCCGGATCCGAAGCTCGATTGAATCCGGTGACATTGAAACCGCCATCGATATTCTTCGCTCCCACGCTCCTTTCGTCCTCGATGATCATCGGATTCTATTTCGCCTCCAGAAACAG AAATTTATTGAGCTTTTGAGAAAAGGAACACATGAAGCTGCAATTGATTGCTTGAGGACTTGTGTTGCTCCCTGTGCTCTTGATGCCTACCCG GAAGCTTATGAGGAATTCAAGCATGTTCTTCTTGCACTCATCTATGATAAAGATGACCAAACCTCTCCAGTAGCAAACGAG TGGGCAGAGAAAAGAAGGTATGAAATGGCTGGACTGATGTCATCTGTCTTACGAGCTTCTTTGCAAGCATATGATCCAGTATTTTCTATGACACTAAGATATCTGATAAG CATACACAAAGGATTTTGCTTTCACCAAGGAATTTCTTCCGCAGTTTCTGATCTAACCCACAGATTGCTCCTGGAGGAACGTGATGCACCAGCCACGCCTATTGAAAGCATGTATGAAGTACCACCGTTTGATGAG GTGGATATACAGGCTCTTGCTCATGCGGTTGAGCTCACTAGACAAGGTGCTGTTGATAGTATGAAATTTGCCAAAGGTGACCTTTTCCAGGCATTCCAG AATGAATTGTGCAGGATGCGATTAGatgtttctgttcttgatgaaCTTGTTAAGGAGTACTGCATATACAGGGGTATTGTGGATTCAG AGATGCAAATGATCACGATTCCTGCCAAACGCAACCAATCGGAGGTGGGCCGCAGCTTATCAAGAGATTGTTCTTCGGAAATAGATCTCAACACAAGTCAACATTCAGATATTGAGAATTATAGCAACAAGAGCATGCTCGATGGCTCACTCACATATGACACTGAAATGTCTTGCGAAGAAGGAGGTGACGTTGGCACACGTTATGGCAGTGAACCAACCAGTGTTTGTGAAGATTGCAGCACTAGCTGGTCAAATCAATGTGAAAATACAAGAGCTCTTCTTAGAATTAGATCCCATATGAATAGTGAGGGGAATAAACGCAAAAGATGGTGTGGGCGTACTGCTGAAATGGATTGTCTTCCTCGTATTTCATTTGCCAATTCCGAGTCAGGCACAAACCCTATAGAGGACAAGTATGAGATAGCGTTGGCACTGAAGGAATTGGTTAGCAGAGGAATGGCAGCAGAAGCATTTTCCGAAATCAGCACCATGGATCCAGATTTTTTCACACAAAATCCGGGTTTACTTTTCCACCTTAAGCAG GTCGAATTTCTGAAGCTGGTGAGTGCTGGTGATCACAATGGAGCCCTAAAGGTCGCATGCTTTCACTTAGGTCCCTTAGCCGCCAATGACCAGTCTTTACTGAAGACATTGAAGGAGACTTTGTTAGTTTTACTCCAACCCGACGGAACCGCACCTGGGAAAGATTTGCCTTTGAATGATCTGGCAAATACGCTACAG GTTTCTGTCGGTAATAGGCTCGGGATCGAAGAACCGaagttaatgaaaataatCAAAGCGACGCTTCACACGCATACCGAGTGGTTTAAGCTTCAGATGTGTAAAGACCGGTTCAATAATCTCCTGAAGATAGATTCTTTGAAAGAAGTGAACACCGATTTGATTGGTGCtattaaatcaaaatcaaagaaagatagCAACACAAACTTGTCTTCTCAAGTCACGACGACGTCTTCAAGCACCATGACATCAGAAGATGGTGGAAGCAGcagcttgatgatgatgactcaGACTTTGCCAAGAGAAGCTTTGTGGGAAGAAAGTGCAATTCTTAAAGTAATG GAATTTCTGGCGATGCCGAGGTCTGATGCAATTCAACTGCTATCACAATACAATGGAGACGCTGAGGCTGTGATTCAGCAACTCTTTGGGTAA
- a CDS encoding Ran-binding protein in the microtubule-organising centre protein: MPRGIYYVDLDFLTCSPHETKFTHTRQSDRRSHPQSKIAGRFSSPTKEEPRKRKATMDSTPVNWEALDALIIDFVSSENLVEDAAAAVNSPPSPLSSPSSSSSPSISSSSYHSRLIIRRIRSSIESGDIETAIDILRSHAPFVLDDHRILFRLQKQKFIELLRKGTHEAAIDCLRTCVAPCALDAYPEAYEEFKHVLLALIYDKDDQTSPVANEWAEKRRYEMAGLMSSVLRASLQAYDPVFSMTLRYLISIHKGFCFHQGISSAVSDLTHRLLLEERDAPATPIESMYEVPPFDEVDIQALAHAVELTRQGAVDSMKFAKGDLFQAFQNELCRMRLDVSVLDELVKEYCIYRGIVDSEMQMITIPAKRNQSEVGRSLSRDCSSEIDLNTSQHSDIENYSNKSMLDGSLTYDTEMSCEEGGDVGTRYGSEPTSVCEDCSTSWSNQCENTRALLRIRSHMNSEGNKRKRWCGRTAEMDCLPRISFANSESGTNPIEDKYEIALALKELVSRGMAAEAFSEISTMDPDFFTQNPGLLFHLKQVMVQEQLKALGIFPPRDIVCNFFVLHSNGGTCLYIYIYKCTGRISEAGECW; this comes from the exons ATGCCACGTGGCATTTATTATgtggatttggattttctaACTTGTTCTCCTCACGAAACAAAATTCACCCACACAAGACAAAGCGATCGTCGATCCCACCCACAATCTAAGATCGCCGGCCGATTCTCGTCGCCGACAAAAGAAGAACCGAGGAAGAGGAAAGCAACTATGGATTCCACACCTGTAAATTGGGAAGCGCTTGATGCTCTCATCATCGATTTCGTTAGCTCTGAAAACCTGGTTGAAGACGCCGCCGCCGCCGTCAATTCACCTCCATCTCCATTAtcgtctccttcttcttcttcatctccttctatttcctcttcttcttatcactCCAGATTGATCATTCGCCGGATCCGAAGCTCGATTGAATCCGGTGACATTGAAACCGCCATCGATATTCTTCGCTCCCACGCTCCTTTCGTCCTCGATGATCATCGGATTCTATTTCGCCTCCAGAAACAG AAATTTATTGAGCTTTTGAGAAAAGGAACACATGAAGCTGCAATTGATTGCTTGAGGACTTGTGTTGCTCCCTGTGCTCTTGATGCCTACCCG GAAGCTTATGAGGAATTCAAGCATGTTCTTCTTGCACTCATCTATGATAAAGATGACCAAACCTCTCCAGTAGCAAACGAG TGGGCAGAGAAAAGAAGGTATGAAATGGCTGGACTGATGTCATCTGTCTTACGAGCTTCTTTGCAAGCATATGATCCAGTATTTTCTATGACACTAAGATATCTGATAAG CATACACAAAGGATTTTGCTTTCACCAAGGAATTTCTTCCGCAGTTTCTGATCTAACCCACAGATTGCTCCTGGAGGAACGTGATGCACCAGCCACGCCTATTGAAAGCATGTATGAAGTACCACCGTTTGATGAG GTGGATATACAGGCTCTTGCTCATGCGGTTGAGCTCACTAGACAAGGTGCTGTTGATAGTATGAAATTTGCCAAAGGTGACCTTTTCCAGGCATTCCAG AATGAATTGTGCAGGATGCGATTAGatgtttctgttcttgatgaaCTTGTTAAGGAGTACTGCATATACAGGGGTATTGTGGATTCAG AGATGCAAATGATCACGATTCCTGCCAAACGCAACCAATCGGAGGTGGGCCGCAGCTTATCAAGAGATTGTTCTTCGGAAATAGATCTCAACACAAGTCAACATTCAGATATTGAGAATTATAGCAACAAGAGCATGCTCGATGGCTCACTCACATATGACACTGAAATGTCTTGCGAAGAAGGAGGTGACGTTGGCACACGTTATGGCAGTGAACCAACCAGTGTTTGTGAAGATTGCAGCACTAGCTGGTCAAATCAATGTGAAAATACAAGAGCTCTTCTTAGAATTAGATCCCATATGAATAGTGAGGGGAATAAACGCAAAAGATGGTGTGGGCGTACTGCTGAAATGGATTGTCTTCCTCGTATTTCATTTGCCAATTCCGAGTCAGGCACAAACCCTATAGAGGACAAGTATGAGATAGCGTTGGCACTGAAGGAATTGGTTAGCAGAGGAATGGCAGCAGAAGCATTTTCCGAAATCAGCACCATGGATCCAGATTTTTTCACACAAAATCCGGGTTTACTTTTCCACCTTAAGCAGGTAATGGTGCAAGAACAACTTAAAGCTCTCGGTATATTCCCCCCAAGAGATATTGTTTGTAACTTCTTCGTTTTGCACAGTAACGGAGGaacttgtttatatatatatatatataaatgtacaGGTCGAATTTCTGAAGCTGGTGAGTGCTGGTGA
- a CDS encoding Ran-binding protein in the microtubule-organising centre protein, with translation MPRGIYYVDLDFLTCSPHETKFTHTRQSDRRSHPQSKIAGRFSSPTKEEPRKRKATMDSTPVNWEALDALIIDFVSSENLVEDAAAAVNSPPSPLSSPSSSSSPSISSSSYHSRLIIRRIRSSIESGDIETAIDILRSHAPFVLDDHRILFRLQKQKFIELLRKGTHEAAIDCLRTCVAPCALDAYPEAYEEFKHVLLALIYDKDDQTSPVANEWAEKRRYEMAGLMSSVLRASLQAYDPVFSMTLRYLISIHKGFCFHQGISSAVSDLTHRLLLEERDAPATPIESMYEVPPFDEVDIQALAHAVELTRQGAVDSMKFAKGDLFQAFQNELCRMRLDVSVLDELVKEYCIYRGIVDSEMQMITIPAKRNQSEVGRSLSRDCSSEIDLNTSQHSDIENYSNKSMLDGSLTYDTEMSCEEGGDVGTRYGSEPTSVCEDCSTSWSNQCENTRALLRIRSHMNSEGNKRKRWCGRTAEMDCLPRISFANSESGTNPIEDKYEIALALKELVSRGMAAEAFSEISTMDPDFFTQNPGLLFHLKQVEFLKLVSAGDHNGALKVACFHLGPLAANDQSLLKTLKETLLVLLQPDGTAPGKDLPLNDLANTLQVTMFLVLISSSGFVSDERWNTQLVFVFAILF, from the exons ATGCCACGTGGCATTTATTATgtggatttggattttctaACTTGTTCTCCTCACGAAACAAAATTCACCCACACAAGACAAAGCGATCGTCGATCCCACCCACAATCTAAGATCGCCGGCCGATTCTCGTCGCCGACAAAAGAAGAACCGAGGAAGAGGAAAGCAACTATGGATTCCACACCTGTAAATTGGGAAGCGCTTGATGCTCTCATCATCGATTTCGTTAGCTCTGAAAACCTGGTTGAAGACGCCGCCGCCGCCGTCAATTCACCTCCATCTCCATTAtcgtctccttcttcttcttcatctccttctatttcctcttcttcttatcactCCAGATTGATCATTCGCCGGATCCGAAGCTCGATTGAATCCGGTGACATTGAAACCGCCATCGATATTCTTCGCTCCCACGCTCCTTTCGTCCTCGATGATCATCGGATTCTATTTCGCCTCCAGAAACAG AAATTTATTGAGCTTTTGAGAAAAGGAACACATGAAGCTGCAATTGATTGCTTGAGGACTTGTGTTGCTCCCTGTGCTCTTGATGCCTACCCG GAAGCTTATGAGGAATTCAAGCATGTTCTTCTTGCACTCATCTATGATAAAGATGACCAAACCTCTCCAGTAGCAAACGAG TGGGCAGAGAAAAGAAGGTATGAAATGGCTGGACTGATGTCATCTGTCTTACGAGCTTCTTTGCAAGCATATGATCCAGTATTTTCTATGACACTAAGATATCTGATAAG CATACACAAAGGATTTTGCTTTCACCAAGGAATTTCTTCCGCAGTTTCTGATCTAACCCACAGATTGCTCCTGGAGGAACGTGATGCACCAGCCACGCCTATTGAAAGCATGTATGAAGTACCACCGTTTGATGAG GTGGATATACAGGCTCTTGCTCATGCGGTTGAGCTCACTAGACAAGGTGCTGTTGATAGTATGAAATTTGCCAAAGGTGACCTTTTCCAGGCATTCCAG AATGAATTGTGCAGGATGCGATTAGatgtttctgttcttgatgaaCTTGTTAAGGAGTACTGCATATACAGGGGTATTGTGGATTCAG AGATGCAAATGATCACGATTCCTGCCAAACGCAACCAATCGGAGGTGGGCCGCAGCTTATCAAGAGATTGTTCTTCGGAAATAGATCTCAACACAAGTCAACATTCAGATATTGAGAATTATAGCAACAAGAGCATGCTCGATGGCTCACTCACATATGACACTGAAATGTCTTGCGAAGAAGGAGGTGACGTTGGCACACGTTATGGCAGTGAACCAACCAGTGTTTGTGAAGATTGCAGCACTAGCTGGTCAAATCAATGTGAAAATACAAGAGCTCTTCTTAGAATTAGATCCCATATGAATAGTGAGGGGAATAAACGCAAAAGATGGTGTGGGCGTACTGCTGAAATGGATTGTCTTCCTCGTATTTCATTTGCCAATTCCGAGTCAGGCACAAACCCTATAGAGGACAAGTATGAGATAGCGTTGGCACTGAAGGAATTGGTTAGCAGAGGAATGGCAGCAGAAGCATTTTCCGAAATCAGCACCATGGATCCAGATTTTTTCACACAAAATCCGGGTTTACTTTTCCACCTTAAGCAG GTCGAATTTCTGAAGCTGGTGAGTGCTGGTGATCACAATGGAGCCCTAAAGGTCGCATGCTTTCACTTAGGTCCCTTAGCCGCCAATGACCAGTCTTTACTGAAGACATTGAAGGAGACTTTGTTAGTTTTACTCCAACCCGACGGAACCGCACCTGGGAAAGATTTGCCTTTGAATGATCTGGCAAATACGCTACAGGTAAcaatgtttttagttttgatctcttcttctggttttgtCTCAGATGAAAGATGGAACACACAACTGGTGTTTGTTTTTGCCATTCTTTTTTAA
- a CDS encoding Ran-binding protein in the microtubule-organising centre protein has protein sequence MAGLMSSVLRASLQAYDPVFSMTLRYLISIHKGFCFHQGISSAVSDLTHRLLLEERDAPATPIESMYEVPPFDEVDIQALAHAVELTRQGAVDSMKFAKGDLFQAFQNELCRMRLDVSVLDELVKEYCIYRGIVDSEMQMITIPAKRNQSEVGRSLSRDCSSEIDLNTSQHSDIENYSNKSMLDGSLTYDTEMSCEEGGDVGTRYGSEPTSVCEDCSTSWSNQCENTRALLRIRSHMNSEGNKRKRWCGRTAEMDCLPRISFANSESGTNPIEDKYEIALALKELVSRGMAAEAFSEISTMDPDFFTQNPGLLFHLKQVEFLKLVSAGDHNGALKVACFHLGPLAANDQSLLKTLKETLLVLLQPDGTAPGKDLPLNDLANTLQVSVGNRLGIEEPKLMKIIKATLHTHTEWFKLQMCKDRFNNLLKIDSLKEVNTDLIGAIKSKSKKDSNTNLSSQVTTTSSSTMTSEDGGSSSLMMMTQTLPREALWEESAILKVMEFLAMPRSDAIQLLSQYNGDAEAVIQQLFG, from the exons ATGGCTGGACTGATGTCATCTGTCTTACGAGCTTCTTTGCAAGCATATGATCCAGTATTTTCTATGACACTAAGATATCTGATAAG CATACACAAAGGATTTTGCTTTCACCAAGGAATTTCTTCCGCAGTTTCTGATCTAACCCACAGATTGCTCCTGGAGGAACGTGATGCACCAGCCACGCCTATTGAAAGCATGTATGAAGTACCACCGTTTGATGAG GTGGATATACAGGCTCTTGCTCATGCGGTTGAGCTCACTAGACAAGGTGCTGTTGATAGTATGAAATTTGCCAAAGGTGACCTTTTCCAGGCATTCCAG AATGAATTGTGCAGGATGCGATTAGatgtttctgttcttgatgaaCTTGTTAAGGAGTACTGCATATACAGGGGTATTGTGGATTCAG AGATGCAAATGATCACGATTCCTGCCAAACGCAACCAATCGGAGGTGGGCCGCAGCTTATCAAGAGATTGTTCTTCGGAAATAGATCTCAACACAAGTCAACATTCAGATATTGAGAATTATAGCAACAAGAGCATGCTCGATGGCTCACTCACATATGACACTGAAATGTCTTGCGAAGAAGGAGGTGACGTTGGCACACGTTATGGCAGTGAACCAACCAGTGTTTGTGAAGATTGCAGCACTAGCTGGTCAAATCAATGTGAAAATACAAGAGCTCTTCTTAGAATTAGATCCCATATGAATAGTGAGGGGAATAAACGCAAAAGATGGTGTGGGCGTACTGCTGAAATGGATTGTCTTCCTCGTATTTCATTTGCCAATTCCGAGTCAGGCACAAACCCTATAGAGGACAAGTATGAGATAGCGTTGGCACTGAAGGAATTGGTTAGCAGAGGAATGGCAGCAGAAGCATTTTCCGAAATCAGCACCATGGATCCAGATTTTTTCACACAAAATCCGGGTTTACTTTTCCACCTTAAGCAG GTCGAATTTCTGAAGCTGGTGAGTGCTGGTGATCACAATGGAGCCCTAAAGGTCGCATGCTTTCACTTAGGTCCCTTAGCCGCCAATGACCAGTCTTTACTGAAGACATTGAAGGAGACTTTGTTAGTTTTACTCCAACCCGACGGAACCGCACCTGGGAAAGATTTGCCTTTGAATGATCTGGCAAATACGCTACAG GTTTCTGTCGGTAATAGGCTCGGGATCGAAGAACCGaagttaatgaaaataatCAAAGCGACGCTTCACACGCATACCGAGTGGTTTAAGCTTCAGATGTGTAAAGACCGGTTCAATAATCTCCTGAAGATAGATTCTTTGAAAGAAGTGAACACCGATTTGATTGGTGCtattaaatcaaaatcaaagaaagatagCAACACAAACTTGTCTTCTCAAGTCACGACGACGTCTTCAAGCACCATGACATCAGAAGATGGTGGAAGCAGcagcttgatgatgatgactcaGACTTTGCCAAGAGAAGCTTTGTGGGAAGAAAGTGCAATTCTTAAAGTAATG GAATTTCTGGCGATGCCGAGGTCTGATGCAATTCAACTGCTATCACAATACAATGGAGACGCTGAGGCTGTGATTCAGCAACTCTTTGGGTAA
- a CDS encoding uncharacterized protein (unknown protein; FUNCTIONS IN: molecular_function unknown; INVOLVED IN: biological_process unknown; LOCATED IN: endomembrane system; EXPRESSED IN: root; Has 30201 Blast hits to 17322 proteins in 780 species: Archae - 12; Bacteria - 1396; Metazoa - 17338; Fungi - 3422; Plants - 5037; Viruses - 0; Other Eukaryotes - 2996 (source: NCBI BLink).): MESFMGQKKTLYACYFLMLVFFLGFNCVHGRTLKVDDKINGGHYDSKTMMALAKHNDMMVDDKAMQFSPPPPPPPPSQSGGKDAEDFRPTTPGHSPGIGHSLSHN, encoded by the coding sequence ATGGAATCGTTTATGggtcaaaagaaaacattgtacgcgtgttattttttaatgttggTGTTTTTTTTAGGGTTCAATTGTGTCCATGGACGAACCCTAAAAGTTGATGATAAGATTAATGGTGGTCATTATGATAGCAAGACGATGATGGCATTGGCAAAGCACAATGATATGATGGTTGATGACAAGGCAATGCAGTTCTcgccgccaccaccaccaccaccgccgtCACAATCGGGAGGTAAAGATGCTGAAGATTTCAGGCCTACAACGCCTGGCCACAGCCCTGGCATTGGCCATAGTTTATCCCATAATTGA
- a CDS encoding DNA-directed RNA polymerase II subunit RPB1-like protein (unknown protein; FUNCTIONS IN: molecular_function unknown; INVOLVED IN: biological_process unknown; LOCATED IN: endomembrane system; BEST Arabidopsis thaliana protein match is: unknown protein (TAIR:AT3G50610.1); Has 30201 Blast hits to 17322 proteins in 780 species: Archae - 12; Bacteria - 1396; Metazoa - 17338; Fungi - 3422; Plants - 5037; Viruses - 0; Other Eukaryotes - 2996 (source: NCBI BLink).): MKLSVYIILSILFISTVFYEIQFTEARQLRKTDDQDHDDHHFTVGYTDDFGPTSPGNSPGIGHKMKENEENAGGYKDDFEPTTPGHSPGVGHAVKNNEPNA; the protein is encoded by the coding sequence atgaAACTCTCAGTTTATATCATTCTTAGTATTCTCTTCATTTCGACGGTATTTTATGAAATTCAGTTTACGGAGGCGAGACAGTTGCGAAAAACCGACGATCAAGATCATGATGATCATCATTTCACAGTCGGGTACACTGATGATTTTGGGCCTACTTCTCCTGGTAACAGCCCGGGCATTGGTCATAAGATGAAggagaatgaagaaaatgcTGGAGGGTATAAAGATGACTTCGAACCTACGACGCCAGGACATAGTCCCGGCGTTGGACATGCTGTCAAGAACAATGAGCCTAATGCTTAA